One genomic segment of Osmia bicornis bicornis chromosome 16, iOsmBic2.1, whole genome shotgun sequence includes these proteins:
- the LOC114879744 gene encoding mitochondrial 2-oxodicarboxylate carrier — protein MAHQEIIHHQPSLLKEAAIQIGAGGFAGFVEASIMHPMDLIKTRFQLQVKLKQYDAVYYTGIGDCMRKMYKNEGLAAFWKGIIPPVVMETPKRAVKFFSYEQYKKLLSNNTSEQMVHFCAGYLTGITEGILVNPFEVVKVQMQSNRKRINESPSTFAVTRHIISKQGFGLNGLNKGLSATVMRNSVFNAFYFGIYHSIVPKLQKHTEYVSEFFTKFTIGFISGTVASCMNIPFDVAKSRIQGPQGDTIYKGTLQTIYLVYHREGFRALYKGLLPKILRLGPGGAIMLIVYEKIKVYFTAKFGD, from the exons ATGGCCCATCAAGAAATCATACACCACCAACCAAGCCTTCTCAAGGAGGCTGCTATTCAAATTGGAGCAGGAGGCTTCGCAGGCTTTGTAGAAGCTTCCATAATGCATCCTATGGATTTGATTAAAACACGTTTCCAACTGCAGGTCAAACTTAAGCAGTACGATGCTGTTTATTATACAG GGATTGGAGATTGTATgagaaaaatgtataaaaatgagGGGCTTGCAGCTTTTTGGAAAGGTATAATACCACCAGTTGTTATGGAAACCCCTAAAAGAGCTGTAAAA tTTTTTTCCTATGAACAGTATAAAAAGCTTTTAAGCAATAATACATCAGAACAAATG GTGCATTTTTGTGCAGGCTATTTAACTGGTATAACTGAGGGTATTTTAGTAAATCCATTTGAAGTAGTTAAGGTGCAGATGCAATCTAATCGTAAACGTATTAATGAAAGTCCGTCTACTTTTGCCGTGACTCGACATATCATTTCTAAACAAGGTTTTGGATTGAATGGTCTTAATAAAGGATTATCTGCCACAGTAATGAGAAATTCTGTTTTTAATGCTTTTTACTTTGGCATTTACCATTCTATTGTTCCTAAATTACAGAAACACACAGAGTATGTTTCAGAATTCTTCACTAAG TTTACCATAGGTTTTATATCAGGAACAGTGGCATCCTGCATGAATATACCTTTTGATGTTGCTAAAAGTCGCATTCAAGGTCCTCAAGGTGATACAATATACAAGGGTACCCTACAAACCATTTACTTAGTTTATCATAGAGAAGG ATTTAGAGCTTTATATAAAGGGTTATTACCAAAAATTTTACGATTAGGACCAGGCGGTGCCATTATGCTTATagtttatgaaaaaataaaagtatacttCACTGCAAAATTTGGTGATTAG
- the LOC114879738 gene encoding uncharacterized protein LOC114879738 — MPHKKSQGRGKKIKEKEKEIKEIKNDDQYFEDIIDIDENVTKDFNFLVNAPVSEDDHFVFESEKSWDVDISKYSEYFTLDLNTLAAAIESIPFNENVDIDTKYFTLTNIYNNAELGKKRYNKILSNLETPITNNPKNEESQDSVEDSAEELDFLLSLQEPVNESSNILKSLSGAYNTDSKLVSKPGTSTKPMDLEKWLDSVLDD; from the exons ATGCCGCATAAAAAAAGCCAGGGAAG GGGTAAAAAGAtcaaagaaaaggaaaaagagataaaagaaattaaaaacgaTGATCAATATTTTGAAGATATTATAGATATTGATGAAAATGTTACAAAAGATTTTAACTTTCTGGTAAATGCTCCAGTTTCTGAAGATGACCATTTTGTTTTTGAGTCAGAAAAAAGCTGGGATGTTGATATTTCTAAATACTCTGAATATTTTACACTTGACTTAAATACATTAGCTGCGGCAATAGAGTCAATACcatttaatgaaaatgttgATATCGACACAAAGTATTTCACT ttaacaaatatttataataatgcaGAACTGGGTAAAAAAAGGTATAATAAAATCTTAAGCAATTTAGAAACACCCATTACAAATAACccaaaaaatgaagaaagtcAGGATTCAGTAGAAGACTCAGCTGAGGAAttagattttttattatctCTTCAAGAACCTGTAAACGAATcttcaaatattttgaaatcatTGTCTGGAGCTTATAACACTG ATTCAAAGTTAGTATCTAAACCTGGTACATCCACTAAACCTATGGATTTAGAAAAATGGTTGGATTCTGTGTTAGATGATtaa
- the LOC114879742 gene encoding protein CROWDED NUCLEI 2-like — MQRAKRKKVKGKGKKAKKVRKRCLNERETLSYEQEILENNRQLARLRSRNEELEEEAEVAEGKLRQLEEDRSDVIAHLKRNLEEKIQEAKELNERLTALEELRKDELAAYKKKEEAMELEYRNMENILSAEVKLSAGKLNALEDWRLARLDLMVKYEKQEEEMAEQEERHKEALYEAEKSVVIGKATMQKEMNERLQILSEELRKSTTLRMAEIMHRAIRENVALNRELDNMLKINKELESVSTERRKTEETLRLKSQLFETESKITLKKVLKQRDVIHKIANDFQDLLIRYTEAEKYNTRFAGLQKILDDIIEETNEKKDKQIQALKTDIAMAMNYRQHLLAEIQEKEKQVESLKGILNRVKSLLDEALQVTEDAINKQQCIDCIGEKLLHSLYDILQTENLINVIEYTPSEIENIDCQYRTGYLGFVEPLKPCKDCGKQETESDVGDSGEKVSLEDLEQSVPSCLLSVISSSITSPKEE, encoded by the exons atGCAACGAGCTAAAAGGAAAAAGGTAAAAGGCAAAGGTAAAAAAGCAAAGAAAGTGAGGAAGAGATGTTTGAACGAAAGGGAAACTTTATCGTACGAGcaagaaatattagaaaacaaCAGACAATTGGCACG ATTAAGAAGTCGAAACGAAGAACTGGAAGAGGAAGCGGAAGTTGCTGAAGGGAAACTCCGCCAACTTGAGGAGGACCGTTCGGATGTGATCGCACATCTGAAGAGAAACTTGGAAGAGAAAATCCAAGAAGCGAAAGAACTTAACGAACGACTCACAGCGTTGGAGGAATTACGGAAGGATGAATTGGCTGCGtacaagaaaaaagaagaagcaatGGAACTTGAATATCGCAACATGGAGAACATCCTTAGCGCAGAAGTTAAATTGTCTG CTGGTAAATTAAACGCCCTGGAAGATTGGCGACTGGCGCGTCTTGATTTAATGGTAAAGTATGAAaagcaagaggaagaaatgGCCGAGCAAGAGGAGCGCCACAAGGAAGCGCTTTATGAAGCTGAAAAATCCGTAGTAATCGGGAAAGCGAC GATGCAGAAGGAAATGAATGAACGTTTGCAAATTCTATCCGAAGAGCTTCGAAAATCAACGACTCTGCGTATGGCGGAAATTATGCACCGTGCAATTAGAGAAAATGTCGCGTTAAATAGAGAGCTTGACAACATGTTGAAGATCAATAAGGAGCTAGAAAGTGTTAGCACCGAACGCAGGAAAACGGAAGAAACGTTGAGACTGAAGAGTCAATTGTTTGAAACTGAGTCAAAGATTACACTGAAAAAAGTTTTGAAACAAAGAGATGTTATTCACAAAATAGCAAAC GATTTTCAAGATCTGTTGATACGTTATACAGAAGCAGAGAAATACAACACTCGATTTGCGGGTTTACAAAAGATTCTAGATGATATTATTGAAGAAACTAACGAGAAGAAAGATAAACAAATTCAAGCTCTCAAAACAGATATTGCAATGGCTATGAATTACAGGCAGCATTTGTTAGCAGAGATTcaggaaaaggaaaaacaagTGGAATCACTGAAGGGTATTCTAAACCGTGTGAAAAGCCTGCTTGATGAGGCTTTACAA GTTACAGAAGATGCTATTAATAAACAGCAATGCATTGATTGTATAGGTGAAAAATTGTTGCATTCTCTGTACGACATATTACAAACTGAAAATCTTATTAATGTGATAGAGTATACTCCATCAGAG atTGAAAACATTGATTGTCAATACAGAACAGGTTATTTAGGCTTTGTTGAGCCTTTGAAACCCTGTAAAGACTGTGGAAAACAAGAAACAGAATCAGATGTTGGAGATTCAGGAGAAAAAGTATCATTGGAAGATTTGGAACAAAGCGTACCGTCTTGTCTATTAAGCGTTATTAGTTCTAGTATTACATCTccaaaagaagaataa
- the LOC114879745 gene encoding DNA replication complex GINS protein PSF3 — protein sequence MALSQSYLPNYFAINDILCTEERLTCTIEVELPRLGFLDCSSQTANLKVGSKVELPLWLALSLKNLRNPIVSVDIPKIYKEGYREILKADADAIVLSKWNPFFYELGMHVRKLNARSSEQITDSLLQTFKSRLRLVMDWAQNPISDPTLGKQLPRLERELFLSGRKAKVRLSEWLQKGTNSILPSEVTANLKKRKRTNYELD from the exons atggcATTGAGTCAAAGTTATTTGCCAAATTACTTTgctataaatgatattttgtGTACCGAAGAACGATTAACGTGTACGATTGAAGTCGAGTTACCTAGATTag GTTTTTTGGATTGCTCGTCCCAAACTGCAAATTTAAAAGTAGGATCAAAAGTAGAACTTCCATTATGGTTAGCATTGTCGTTGAAAAACCTACGAAATCCTATAGTTAGCGTTGATATACCAAAAATATACAAGGAAGGATATAg aGAAATTTTAAAAGCAGATGCTGATGCTATTGTCTTAAGCAAATGGAACCCATTCTTTTATGAATTAGGAATGCATGTACGGAAACTTAATGCCAGGTCTTCTGAACAAATAACGGATAGTTTATTGCAG ACGTTTAAATCTCGTTTACGTTTAGTTATGGATTGGGCACAAAATCCGATATCTGATCCTACATTAGGGAAGCAGCTTCCTAGGCTTGAAAGAGAACTATTTCTTAGTGGAAGAAAAGCTAAAGTTAGACTTTCAGAGTGGCTACAAAAGGGTACTAATAGCATACTTCCTTCTGAAGTCACGGcaaatttaaagaaaagaaaacgtaCAAATTATGAACTAGactaa
- the LOC114879741 gene encoding hepatocyte nuclear factor 4-gamma isoform X3 has protein sequence MEERPENIEGPSVNSSSSSTDDADLSMGAGAAGGSVLGLPGSGVGGVLSQHCAICGDRATGKHYGAASCDGCKGFFRRSVRKNHLYTCRFSRNCVVDKDKRNQCRYCRLRKCFKAGMKKEAVQNERDRISCRRPSYEEQTSNGSGLSVVSLLQAEMLSRQVGAALELGSPGNDIDLSTKQIANINDVCDSMKQQLLILVEWAKYIPAFSELTLDDQVALLRAHAGEHLLLGVARRSMQLKDVLLLGNNCIITKNCPVISLSTEGRNQDLDISKVGIRVMDELVKPLNEVQIDDTEFACLKAIVFFDPNAKGLSEPQRIKQLRYQIQINLEDYISDRQYDSRGRFGEILLTLPALQSISWQMIEQIQFVRLFGVAHIDNLLQEMLLGGATAEINGAATPIPISNAPGSYVSSNESPSSPLTPANAPPLSPQDHMLAGGSPVMILRDLTPIQSQEDVTSATGFRMFKQEPSLESESTF, from the exons ATGCCGATCTGAGCATGGGCGCGGGCGCAGCTGGGGGCTCGGTCCTCGGTCTGCCCGGATCGGGCGTGGGTGGTGTGCTCTCCCAACATTGCGCCATTTGCGGAGATCGCGCCACTGGAAAACACTATGGCGCCGCTTCCTGTGACGGGTGCAAAGGTTTCTTTCGACGATCGGTCAGAAAGAACCACCTCTACACCTGCAG ATTTAGTAGAAATTGTGTAGTAGACAAGGATAAAAGGAATCAGTGCAGGTACTGCAGACTAAGAAAATGTTTCAAAGCTGGCATGAAGAAGGAAG CCGTACAAAACGAAAGGGACCGGATAAGCTGTAGAAGGCCGAGTTACGAAGAACAGACCAGCAACGGAAGTGGACTTTCGGTAGTTTCCCTGCTTCAAGCTGAAATGCTCAGCAGACAAGTAGGCGCGGCTCTTGAG CTAGGCAGTCCGGGTAACGATATCGACCTAAGCACCAAGCAGATAGCCAACATAAATGATGTCTGTGACAGCATGAAACAACAGCTTCTGATCTTGGTCGAATGGGCTAAATACATCCCTGCTTTCAGCGAGTTAACGCTTGACGATCAGGTTGCCCTTCTAAGGGCACACGCTGGCGAACACCTTCTCCTTGGTGTAGCCAGGCGCAGCATGCAACTGAAGGATGTCCTTCTTCTGGGCAACAACTGTATCATCACTAAAAATTGTCCTG TCATATCTTTGTCCACAGAGGGTCGCAACCAGGATCTGGACATTAGCAAGGTCGGCATCAGGGTAATGGACGAGCTGGTGAAGCCTTTGAACGAAGTGCAGATCGACGACACGGAGTTCGCTTGTTTGAAGGCCATTGTCTTTTTTGACCCCA ATGCAAAGGGCCTGAGCGAACCGCAGCGAATCAAACAACTACGTtatcaaattcaaattaatttggaAGATTATATTAGCGATCGACAGTATGATAGCCGTGGTCGATTCGGCGAGATACTTTTGACTTTACCAGCTCTCCAATCAATCTCCTGGCAAATGATAGAGCAGATTCAATTTGTAAGGCTGTTTGGAGTTGCACATATAGACAACTTGCTGCAAGAGATGTTGCTAGGTGGCGCCACCGCAGAGATAAATGGTGCTGCAACACCTATACCGATCTCAAATGCACCTGGTAGTTACGTGAGCAGCAATGAAAGCCCTAGCAGTCCCTTAACACCGGCTAACGCGCCCCCGTTGAGTCCTCAAGATCACATGCTGGCTGGCGGGAGTCCTGTTATGATCCTGAGGGACCTTACGCCTATACAGAGTCAAGAGGACGTGACTAGTGCAACTGGATTTAGAATGTTCAAGCAAGAACCCAGTCTCGAAAGTGAATCAACCTTTTAA
- the LOC114879741 gene encoding hepatocyte nuclear factor 4-gamma isoform X2, producing MCLCYFCALTRDGSTLNDYHELFETKVNRKMRFDDQLFEVFDADLSMGAGAAGGSVLGLPGSGVGGVLSQHCAICGDRATGKHYGAASCDGCKGFFRRSVRKNHLYTCRFSRNCVVDKDKRNQCRYCRLRKCFKAGMKKEAVQNERDRISCRRPSYEEQTSNGSGLSVVSLLQAEMLSRQVGAALELGSPGNDIDLSTKQIANINDVCDSMKQQLLILVEWAKYIPAFSELTLDDQVALLRAHAGEHLLLGVARRSMQLKDVLLLGNNCIITKNCPEGRNQDLDISKVGIRVMDELVKPLNEVQIDDTEFACLKAIVFFDPNAKGLSEPQRIKQLRYQIQINLEDYISDRQYDSRGRFGEILLTLPALQSISWQMIEQIQFVRLFGVAHIDNLLQEMLLGGATAEINGAATPIPISNAPGSYVSSNESPSSPLTPANAPPLSPQDHMLAGGSPVMILRDLTPIQSQEDVTSATGFRMFKQEPSLESESTF from the exons ATGCCGATCTGAGCATGGGCGCGGGCGCAGCTGGGGGCTCGGTCCTCGGTCTGCCCGGATCGGGCGTGGGTGGTGTGCTCTCCCAACATTGCGCCATTTGCGGAGATCGCGCCACTGGAAAACACTATGGCGCCGCTTCCTGTGACGGGTGCAAAGGTTTCTTTCGACGATCGGTCAGAAAGAACCACCTCTACACCTGCAG ATTTAGTAGAAATTGTGTAGTAGACAAGGATAAAAGGAATCAGTGCAGGTACTGCAGACTAAGAAAATGTTTCAAAGCTGGCATGAAGAAGGAAG CCGTACAAAACGAAAGGGACCGGATAAGCTGTAGAAGGCCGAGTTACGAAGAACAGACCAGCAACGGAAGTGGACTTTCGGTAGTTTCCCTGCTTCAAGCTGAAATGCTCAGCAGACAAGTAGGCGCGGCTCTTGAG CTAGGCAGTCCGGGTAACGATATCGACCTAAGCACCAAGCAGATAGCCAACATAAATGATGTCTGTGACAGCATGAAACAACAGCTTCTGATCTTGGTCGAATGGGCTAAATACATCCCTGCTTTCAGCGAGTTAACGCTTGACGATCAGGTTGCCCTTCTAAGGGCACACGCTGGCGAACACCTTCTCCTTGGTGTAGCCAGGCGCAGCATGCAACTGAAGGATGTCCTTCTTCTGGGCAACAACTGTATCATCACTAAAAATTGTCCTG AGGGTCGCAACCAGGATCTGGACATTAGCAAGGTCGGCATCAGGGTAATGGACGAGCTGGTGAAGCCTTTGAACGAAGTGCAGATCGACGACACGGAGTTCGCTTGTTTGAAGGCCATTGTCTTTTTTGACCCCA ATGCAAAGGGCCTGAGCGAACCGCAGCGAATCAAACAACTACGTtatcaaattcaaattaatttggaAGATTATATTAGCGATCGACAGTATGATAGCCGTGGTCGATTCGGCGAGATACTTTTGACTTTACCAGCTCTCCAATCAATCTCCTGGCAAATGATAGAGCAGATTCAATTTGTAAGGCTGTTTGGAGTTGCACATATAGACAACTTGCTGCAAGAGATGTTGCTAGGTGGCGCCACCGCAGAGATAAATGGTGCTGCAACACCTATACCGATCTCAAATGCACCTGGTAGTTACGTGAGCAGCAATGAAAGCCCTAGCAGTCCCTTAACACCGGCTAACGCGCCCCCGTTGAGTCCTCAAGATCACATGCTGGCTGGCGGGAGTCCTGTTATGATCCTGAGGGACCTTACGCCTATACAGAGTCAAGAGGACGTGACTAGTGCAACTGGATTTAGAATGTTCAAGCAAGAACCCAGTCTCGAAAGTGAATCAACCTTTTAA
- the LOC114879741 gene encoding hepatocyte nuclear factor 4-gamma isoform X1: MCLCYFCALTRDGSTLNDYHELFETKVNRKMRFDDQLFEVFDADLSMGAGAAGGSVLGLPGSGVGGVLSQHCAICGDRATGKHYGAASCDGCKGFFRRSVRKNHLYTCRFSRNCVVDKDKRNQCRYCRLRKCFKAGMKKEAVQNERDRISCRRPSYEEQTSNGSGLSVVSLLQAEMLSRQVGAALELGSPGNDIDLSTKQIANINDVCDSMKQQLLILVEWAKYIPAFSELTLDDQVALLRAHAGEHLLLGVARRSMQLKDVLLLGNNCIITKNCPVISLSTEGRNQDLDISKVGIRVMDELVKPLNEVQIDDTEFACLKAIVFFDPNAKGLSEPQRIKQLRYQIQINLEDYISDRQYDSRGRFGEILLTLPALQSISWQMIEQIQFVRLFGVAHIDNLLQEMLLGGATAEINGAATPIPISNAPGSYVSSNESPSSPLTPANAPPLSPQDHMLAGGSPVMILRDLTPIQSQEDVTSATGFRMFKQEPSLESESTF, encoded by the exons ATGCCGATCTGAGCATGGGCGCGGGCGCAGCTGGGGGCTCGGTCCTCGGTCTGCCCGGATCGGGCGTGGGTGGTGTGCTCTCCCAACATTGCGCCATTTGCGGAGATCGCGCCACTGGAAAACACTATGGCGCCGCTTCCTGTGACGGGTGCAAAGGTTTCTTTCGACGATCGGTCAGAAAGAACCACCTCTACACCTGCAG ATTTAGTAGAAATTGTGTAGTAGACAAGGATAAAAGGAATCAGTGCAGGTACTGCAGACTAAGAAAATGTTTCAAAGCTGGCATGAAGAAGGAAG CCGTACAAAACGAAAGGGACCGGATAAGCTGTAGAAGGCCGAGTTACGAAGAACAGACCAGCAACGGAAGTGGACTTTCGGTAGTTTCCCTGCTTCAAGCTGAAATGCTCAGCAGACAAGTAGGCGCGGCTCTTGAG CTAGGCAGTCCGGGTAACGATATCGACCTAAGCACCAAGCAGATAGCCAACATAAATGATGTCTGTGACAGCATGAAACAACAGCTTCTGATCTTGGTCGAATGGGCTAAATACATCCCTGCTTTCAGCGAGTTAACGCTTGACGATCAGGTTGCCCTTCTAAGGGCACACGCTGGCGAACACCTTCTCCTTGGTGTAGCCAGGCGCAGCATGCAACTGAAGGATGTCCTTCTTCTGGGCAACAACTGTATCATCACTAAAAATTGTCCTG TCATATCTTTGTCCACAGAGGGTCGCAACCAGGATCTGGACATTAGCAAGGTCGGCATCAGGGTAATGGACGAGCTGGTGAAGCCTTTGAACGAAGTGCAGATCGACGACACGGAGTTCGCTTGTTTGAAGGCCATTGTCTTTTTTGACCCCA ATGCAAAGGGCCTGAGCGAACCGCAGCGAATCAAACAACTACGTtatcaaattcaaattaatttggaAGATTATATTAGCGATCGACAGTATGATAGCCGTGGTCGATTCGGCGAGATACTTTTGACTTTACCAGCTCTCCAATCAATCTCCTGGCAAATGATAGAGCAGATTCAATTTGTAAGGCTGTTTGGAGTTGCACATATAGACAACTTGCTGCAAGAGATGTTGCTAGGTGGCGCCACCGCAGAGATAAATGGTGCTGCAACACCTATACCGATCTCAAATGCACCTGGTAGTTACGTGAGCAGCAATGAAAGCCCTAGCAGTCCCTTAACACCGGCTAACGCGCCCCCGTTGAGTCCTCAAGATCACATGCTGGCTGGCGGGAGTCCTGTTATGATCCTGAGGGACCTTACGCCTATACAGAGTCAAGAGGACGTGACTAGTGCAACTGGATTTAGAATGTTCAAGCAAGAACCCAGTCTCGAAAGTGAATCAACCTTTTAA
- the LOC114879741 gene encoding hepatocyte nuclear factor 4-gamma isoform X4, whose amino-acid sequence MGLADADLSMGAGAAGGSVLGLPGSGVGGVLSQHCAICGDRATGKHYGAASCDGCKGFFRRSVRKNHLYTCRFSRNCVVDKDKRNQCRYCRLRKCFKAGMKKEAVQNERDRISCRRPSYEEQTSNGSGLSVVSLLQAEMLSRQVGAALELGSPGNDIDLSTKQIANINDVCDSMKQQLLILVEWAKYIPAFSELTLDDQVALLRAHAGEHLLLGVARRSMQLKDVLLLGNNCIITKNCPVISLSTEGRNQDLDISKVGIRVMDELVKPLNEVQIDDTEFACLKAIVFFDPNAKGLSEPQRIKQLRYQIQINLEDYISDRQYDSRGRFGEILLTLPALQSISWQMIEQIQFVRLFGVAHIDNLLQEMLLGGATAEINGAATPIPISNAPGSYVSSNESPSSPLTPANAPPLSPQDHMLAGGSPVMILRDLTPIQSQEDVTSATGFRMFKQEPSLESESTF is encoded by the exons ATGCCGATCTGAGCATGGGCGCGGGCGCAGCTGGGGGCTCGGTCCTCGGTCTGCCCGGATCGGGCGTGGGTGGTGTGCTCTCCCAACATTGCGCCATTTGCGGAGATCGCGCCACTGGAAAACACTATGGCGCCGCTTCCTGTGACGGGTGCAAAGGTTTCTTTCGACGATCGGTCAGAAAGAACCACCTCTACACCTGCAG ATTTAGTAGAAATTGTGTAGTAGACAAGGATAAAAGGAATCAGTGCAGGTACTGCAGACTAAGAAAATGTTTCAAAGCTGGCATGAAGAAGGAAG CCGTACAAAACGAAAGGGACCGGATAAGCTGTAGAAGGCCGAGTTACGAAGAACAGACCAGCAACGGAAGTGGACTTTCGGTAGTTTCCCTGCTTCAAGCTGAAATGCTCAGCAGACAAGTAGGCGCGGCTCTTGAG CTAGGCAGTCCGGGTAACGATATCGACCTAAGCACCAAGCAGATAGCCAACATAAATGATGTCTGTGACAGCATGAAACAACAGCTTCTGATCTTGGTCGAATGGGCTAAATACATCCCTGCTTTCAGCGAGTTAACGCTTGACGATCAGGTTGCCCTTCTAAGGGCACACGCTGGCGAACACCTTCTCCTTGGTGTAGCCAGGCGCAGCATGCAACTGAAGGATGTCCTTCTTCTGGGCAACAACTGTATCATCACTAAAAATTGTCCTG TCATATCTTTGTCCACAGAGGGTCGCAACCAGGATCTGGACATTAGCAAGGTCGGCATCAGGGTAATGGACGAGCTGGTGAAGCCTTTGAACGAAGTGCAGATCGACGACACGGAGTTCGCTTGTTTGAAGGCCATTGTCTTTTTTGACCCCA ATGCAAAGGGCCTGAGCGAACCGCAGCGAATCAAACAACTACGTtatcaaattcaaattaatttggaAGATTATATTAGCGATCGACAGTATGATAGCCGTGGTCGATTCGGCGAGATACTTTTGACTTTACCAGCTCTCCAATCAATCTCCTGGCAAATGATAGAGCAGATTCAATTTGTAAGGCTGTTTGGAGTTGCACATATAGACAACTTGCTGCAAGAGATGTTGCTAGGTGGCGCCACCGCAGAGATAAATGGTGCTGCAACACCTATACCGATCTCAAATGCACCTGGTAGTTACGTGAGCAGCAATGAAAGCCCTAGCAGTCCCTTAACACCGGCTAACGCGCCCCCGTTGAGTCCTCAAGATCACATGCTGGCTGGCGGGAGTCCTGTTATGATCCTGAGGGACCTTACGCCTATACAGAGTCAAGAGGACGTGACTAGTGCAACTGGATTTAGAATGTTCAAGCAAGAACCCAGTCTCGAAAGTGAATCAACCTTTTAA